One stretch of Salarias fasciatus chromosome 19, fSalaFa1.1, whole genome shotgun sequence DNA includes these proteins:
- the LOC115406533 gene encoding interferon-inducible GTPase 5-like isoform X1: MSADISCSPEAGLKAVPKMDMEDQWDVITKEELLQIQEEMEKSPDKGLAKINEYLEKQNNTPLNIAITGESGSGKSTFINAFRGINDSDEGAAPTGPVETTVVVESYPHPNHPNVTLWDLPGVGTPNFPADEYLEKVGFERFDFFIIIAAFRFKENDVKLALEIKRMGKKFYFLRSKIDSDISNEERRKKNFNRQKTLDDIRENCIQGLRDQGIDDPQVFLVSSFELHQFDFHLLEETLERELPAHKRNAFLYALPNISKEIIKKKKEAYQAQIKYHAAVSSVGAAVPVPGLSTAVDLALVVGVVTQYVNGFGLDKESLERLSVSSGVPYSELVSVMTSKLGGTTITPELIKKVLSQLALEAVLMVAEEVSRFFLFIGIPVAMCLSGYATSRILNFFLDQVAEDAQRVFEKAVEKNSEV, encoded by the exons ATGTCAGCTGACATCAGTTGTAGCCCAGAAGCAGGACTGAAGGCTG TTCCTAAGATGGACATGGAAGATCAGTGGGATGTCATTACAAAAGAAGAACTACTCCAAATTcaagaagaaatggagaaaagtcCTGATAAAGGACTTGCAAAGATCAATGAGTATTTGGAGAAGCAGAACAACACTCCACTGAACATCGCCATCACTGGAGAATCTGGCTCTGGAAAATCCACCTTCATTAATGCTTTCAGAGGCATTAATGACAGCGATGAAGGAGCCGCCCCGACTGGACCTGTTGAAACCACCGTAGTGGTCGAATCGTATCCTCATCCGAACCATCCCAATGTCACATTGTGGGATCTCCCTGGTGTTGGAACCCCCAACTTCCCAGCTGATGAGTACTTGGAGAAGGTTGGATTTGAGAGGTTTgacttcttcatcatcatcgcAGCCTTTCGCTTTAAAGAAAACGATGTGAAACTCGCTCTGGAGATCAAGAGGATGGGGAAAAAGTTCTACTTTCTTCGTTCAAAGATCGACAGTGATATAAGCAACGAGGAAAGACGAAAGAAAAATTTCAACAGACAGAAGACTCTCGACGACATCAGAGAAAACTGCATTCAAG GTCTTCGTGATCAAGGCATTGACGATCCACAGGTCTTCCTGGTGTCCAGCTTTGAGCTCCACCAGTTTGATTTCCATTTGCTGGAGGAGACATTAGAGAGAGAGCTTCCTGCACACAAGAGGAACGCTTTTCTCTACGCTCTGCCCAATATCAGCAAGGAGatcatcaagaagaagaaggaagctTACCAAGCACAAATCAAGTATCACGCTGCCGTGTCTTCAGTTGGAGCAGCTGTGCCGGTCCCTGGACTTTCCACTGCTGTTGATCTGGCCTTGGTGGTGGGCGTTGTCACACAATATGTGAACGGGTTCGGGCTTGATAAGGAGTCACTGGAGAGGCTTTCTGTCTCCTCAGGTGTGCCATACTCTGAACTTGTTTCTGTCATGACTTCAAAACTGGGAGGAACAACAATCACCCCAGAGCTCATCAAGAAGGTGTTGAGCCAACTTGCGCTGGAAGCAGTATTAATGGTTGCAGAGGAAGTATCCAGATTCTTCCTTTTTATTGGGATTCCAGTTGCCATGTGCCTCTCTGGTTATGCCACTTCCAGaattctgaatttttttctcGACCAGGTTGCGGAAGATGCTCAGAGAGTGTTTGAAAAGGCCgttgaaaaaaacagtgaagtgTGA
- the LOC115406533 gene encoding interferon-inducible GTPase 5-like isoform X2: protein MDMEDQWDVITKEELLQIQEEMEKSPDKGLAKINEYLEKQNNTPLNIAITGESGSGKSTFINAFRGINDSDEGAAPTGPVETTVVVESYPHPNHPNVTLWDLPGVGTPNFPADEYLEKVGFERFDFFIIIAAFRFKENDVKLALEIKRMGKKFYFLRSKIDSDISNEERRKKNFNRQKTLDDIRENCIQGLRDQGIDDPQVFLVSSFELHQFDFHLLEETLERELPAHKRNAFLYALPNISKEIIKKKKEAYQAQIKYHAAVSSVGAAVPVPGLSTAVDLALVVGVVTQYVNGFGLDKESLERLSVSSGVPYSELVSVMTSKLGGTTITPELIKKVLSQLALEAVLMVAEEVSRFFLFIGIPVAMCLSGYATSRILNFFLDQVAEDAQRVFEKAVEKNSEV, encoded by the exons ATGGACATGGAAGATCAGTGGGATGTCATTACAAAAGAAGAACTACTCCAAATTcaagaagaaatggagaaaagtcCTGATAAAGGACTTGCAAAGATCAATGAGTATTTGGAGAAGCAGAACAACACTCCACTGAACATCGCCATCACTGGAGAATCTGGCTCTGGAAAATCCACCTTCATTAATGCTTTCAGAGGCATTAATGACAGCGATGAAGGAGCCGCCCCGACTGGACCTGTTGAAACCACCGTAGTGGTCGAATCGTATCCTCATCCGAACCATCCCAATGTCACATTGTGGGATCTCCCTGGTGTTGGAACCCCCAACTTCCCAGCTGATGAGTACTTGGAGAAGGTTGGATTTGAGAGGTTTgacttcttcatcatcatcgcAGCCTTTCGCTTTAAAGAAAACGATGTGAAACTCGCTCTGGAGATCAAGAGGATGGGGAAAAAGTTCTACTTTCTTCGTTCAAAGATCGACAGTGATATAAGCAACGAGGAAAGACGAAAGAAAAATTTCAACAGACAGAAGACTCTCGACGACATCAGAGAAAACTGCATTCAAG GTCTTCGTGATCAAGGCATTGACGATCCACAGGTCTTCCTGGTGTCCAGCTTTGAGCTCCACCAGTTTGATTTCCATTTGCTGGAGGAGACATTAGAGAGAGAGCTTCCTGCACACAAGAGGAACGCTTTTCTCTACGCTCTGCCCAATATCAGCAAGGAGatcatcaagaagaagaaggaagctTACCAAGCACAAATCAAGTATCACGCTGCCGTGTCTTCAGTTGGAGCAGCTGTGCCGGTCCCTGGACTTTCCACTGCTGTTGATCTGGCCTTGGTGGTGGGCGTTGTCACACAATATGTGAACGGGTTCGGGCTTGATAAGGAGTCACTGGAGAGGCTTTCTGTCTCCTCAGGTGTGCCATACTCTGAACTTGTTTCTGTCATGACTTCAAAACTGGGAGGAACAACAATCACCCCAGAGCTCATCAAGAAGGTGTTGAGCCAACTTGCGCTGGAAGCAGTATTAATGGTTGCAGAGGAAGTATCCAGATTCTTCCTTTTTATTGGGATTCCAGTTGCCATGTGCCTCTCTGGTTATGCCACTTCCAGaattctgaatttttttctcGACCAGGTTGCGGAAGATGCTCAGAGAGTGTTTGAAAAGGCCgttgaaaaaaacagtgaagtgTGA